A stretch of the Notamacropus eugenii isolate mMacEug1 chromosome 2, mMacEug1.pri_v2, whole genome shotgun sequence genome encodes the following:
- the PRKAA2 gene encoding 5'-AMP-activated protein kinase catalytic subunit alpha-2 isoform X1, with protein sequence MAEKPKHDGRVKIGHYVLGDTLGVGTFGKVKIGEHQLTGHKVAVKILNRQKIRSLDVVGKIKREIQNLKLFRHPHIIKLYQVISTPTDFFMVMEYVSGGELFDYICKHGRVEEAEARRLFQQILSAVDYCHRHMVVHRDLKPENVLLDAHMNAKIADFGLSNMMSDGEFLRTSCGSPNYAAPEVISGRLYAGPEVDIWSCGVILYALLCGTLPFDDEHVPTLFKKIRGGVFYIPEYLNRSIATLLMHMLQVDPLKRATIKDIREHEWFKQDLPSYLFPEDPSYDANVIDDEAIKEVCEKFECTESEVMNSLYSGDPQDQLAVAYHLIIDNRRIMNQASEFYLASSPPTGSFMDDSTMHIPIGLKPHPERMPPLVSDSPKAKCPLDALNTTKPKSLAVKKAKWHLGIRSQSKPYDIMNEVYRAMKQLDYEWKVVNAYHLRVRRKNPVTGNYVKMSLQLYQVDNRSYLLDFKSIDGRRGTFIGED encoded by the exons tTGGAGAACACCAGTTGACAGGCCATAAAGTGGCGGTAAAAATCTTAAATAGACAGAAGATTCGTAGTTTGGATGTGGTTGGAAAAATCAAACGAGAGATTCAAAATCTAAAACTCTTCCGACATCCTCACATTATCAAACT CTACCAAGTCATCAGCACCCCAACTGACTTTTTTATGGTAATGGAATATGTGTCTGGTGGCGAATTATTTGACTACATCTGTAAGCATGGACGG GTTGAAGAGGCAGAGGCCAGAAGACTCTTTCAGCAGATTCTTTCTGCTGTGGATTATTGTCACAGACACATGGTTGTTCACCGAGACCTGAAACCCGAGAATGTGCTGCTGGATGCCCACATGAATGCCAAGATTGCCGACTTTG gtttATCAAATATGATGTCAGATGGTGAATTTCTGAGGACAAGCTGTGGGTCTCCAAATTATGCGGCCCCTGAGGTCATCTCAGGCAG GTTGTACGCGGGGCCCGAGGTTGACATTTGGAGCTGTGGTGTGATTCTGTATGCCCTCCTCTGTGGTACGCTGCCCTTTGATGATGAGCACGTCCCCACGTTATTTAAGAAAATTAGGGGTGGTGTTTTTTACATCCCAGAGTATCTCAACCGTTCCATTGCCACTCTTCTCATGCACATGTTGCAAGTGGATCCTCTGAAACGAGCAACCATCAAAGACATAAG agAGCATGAGTGGTTTAAACAAGACTTACCCAGTTATTTATTTCCTGAAGATCCTTCCTATGATGCAAATGTCATCGATGATGAAGCTATAAAGGAAGTATGTGAAAAGTTTGAGTGCACAGAGTCGGAAGTGATGAACAGCTTGTATAGTGGGGACCCTCAGGACCAGCTCGCAGTGGCTTATCACCTCATCATTGATAACCGGAGAATCATGAACCAAGCCAGTGAGTTCTACCTTGCCTCTAGCCCTCCCACTGGCTCTTTCATGGATGACAGCACCATGCACATTCCCATTGGGCTGAAGCCACACCCTGAACGGATGCCACCTCTCGTATCAGACAGCCCCAAAGCCAAATGCCCTCTGGATGCTCTGAATACTACCAAGCCCAAATCACTAGCTGTGAAAAAAGCCAAGTGGCACTTGGGGATTCGCAGTCAAAGCAAGCCCTATGATATTATGAATGAAGTCTACCGGGCCATGAAACAGCTGGATTATGAATGGAAG GTGGTGAATGCGTATCATCTTAGAGTGAGAAGAAAGAATCCCGTGACTGGCAATTATGTGAAAATGAGCCTTCAGCTGTACCAAGTGGACAATCGAAGTTATCTTTTGGACTTCAAAAGTATTGATG